The Pseudoalteromonas rubra genome has a segment encoding these proteins:
- a CDS encoding segregation and condensation protein A, translating to MPDQSAQQKLPLAFLHGEAVLEKPEDLYIPPDALEVILETFEGPLDLLLYLIKRHKLDILELPILSITQQYVKYVEMMQDMQLELAGEYLVMAALLAQIKSRLLLPVHEELEDEEDPRAELVRRLQEYEQFKKAAENLDQIPRVDREIFVARALMEESEEPQTRLPDIEMAELLLALSDVMARAKTFEHHQISAEVLSTRERMAAILQFLSEHTEPVEFTRLFTLSEGRSGVVVTFIAMLELLKEQLINCLQVTPAGTPASAIYLSLKLHE from the coding sequence ATGCCTGATCAGAGCGCCCAGCAAAAATTGCCACTGGCATTTTTACATGGTGAAGCGGTATTGGAAAAGCCGGAGGATCTGTACATTCCTCCGGATGCACTGGAAGTCATACTGGAGACTTTCGAGGGGCCGCTCGATCTGTTGTTGTATCTCATTAAACGCCACAAGCTGGACATCCTTGAGTTACCGATACTGAGTATCACGCAGCAATACGTTAAGTATGTGGAGATGATGCAGGATATGCAGCTGGAGCTGGCCGGTGAGTATCTGGTTATGGCGGCCTTACTGGCACAGATTAAATCGCGGTTATTGTTGCCAGTCCACGAAGAACTGGAAGATGAGGAAGATCCGCGTGCAGAATTGGTCAGACGGCTTCAGGAGTATGAGCAATTTAAAAAAGCGGCTGAGAATCTGGACCAGATCCCCCGCGTAGATCGGGAAATTTTTGTTGCCCGTGCACTGATGGAAGAATCAGAAGAACCACAAACCCGACTACCCGACATTGAGATGGCCGAGCTGCTTCTGGCCCTGAGTGATGTGATGGCACGGGCAAAAACCTTTGAACATCATCAGATCAGTGCCGAAGTGTTATCTACTCGTGAGCGCATGGCCGCAATCCTTCAGTTTTTATCTGAACATACCGAGCCGGTTGAGTTTACACGTTTATTTACTTTGTCAGAGGGGCGCAGTGGTGTGGTGGTCACATTTATCGCTATGCTTGAGTTATTGAAGGAGCAATTGATTAACTGCTTGCAGGTGACTCCCGCGGGTACGCCCGCCAGTGCAATTTATTTGTCATTAAAGCTACACGAGTGA
- the rnm gene encoding RNase RNM, with amino-acid sequence MIKYDLHSHSTFSDGRLAVGALLERATERGVDVLAITDHDTTAGLAPARAYITDQQLPLSLISGVEISTKWESFEIHIVGLNIDESNSALNALLASQQQKRRERAKEIGARLAKRGYEGIYEQAQILAENAEITRAHFAKALVDRGVAKNIQGVFKKFLGRNKIGYVPSSWCSMGEAIDAIHQAGGVSVLAHPGRYQMSNKWLRKLLSEFSAAGGKAMEVAQPQQAPSERQFLGQLSREFNLLASQGSDFHYPTNWLDLGKNLYLPKDCQGVWQFWGATEE; translated from the coding sequence TTGATAAAATACGACTTACACAGTCACAGTACTTTTTCGGATGGTCGTTTGGCAGTCGGTGCCTTGCTTGAACGAGCAACCGAAAGAGGTGTGGACGTACTTGCCATTACAGATCACGATACCACCGCAGGTCTTGCTCCTGCTCGGGCGTACATCACTGATCAACAGTTGCCACTGTCGCTCATCTCCGGGGTTGAGATTTCAACCAAGTGGGAGAGCTTTGAAATACACATTGTGGGTTTGAATATAGATGAGTCGAACTCCGCTCTGAACGCCTTACTTGCCAGTCAACAGCAAAAACGTCGTGAACGTGCTAAAGAAATTGGTGCTCGGCTGGCTAAGCGCGGCTATGAGGGTATTTATGAACAGGCACAAATCCTGGCTGAGAACGCTGAAATTACTCGTGCGCATTTTGCCAAAGCGCTGGTAGACCGAGGGGTCGCCAAAAATATTCAGGGTGTGTTTAAAAAGTTTCTTGGCCGCAACAAAATTGGGTATGTGCCGAGCAGCTGGTGCAGCATGGGTGAGGCGATAGACGCGATCCATCAGGCTGGCGGCGTGAGCGTGCTGGCGCACCCTGGCCGTTATCAGATGTCGAATAAGTGGCTCAGAAAGCTACTGAGTGAATTTAGTGCTGCGGGCGGAAAGGCAATGGAGGTCGCACAGCCACAACAGGCACCATCAGAGCGACAGTTTCTGGGGCAGTTAAGTCGTGAGTTTAACTTACTGGCCAGTCAGGGATCTGACTTTCATTATCCAACGAACTGGTTGGATCTTGGAAAAAACCTATACTTACCAAAAGATTGCCAAGGTGTTTGGCAGTTCTGGGGCGCGACAGAGGAGTGA
- a CDS encoding SixA phosphatase family protein gives MNKTLRLIRHAKSSWQEPMQHDIDRPLKPKGVRRAQALANRLGSLPDTHIFTSPARRARDTAHILHAQCQVTQAIEEIQALYTFDAVDLMDCLHLLPDECDDVTIIGHNPALTILVNHLSTHQFDNIVTAGYVKLNIRAVQWHTLAPGIATLQHYIFRPEKTRQSE, from the coding sequence ATGAATAAAACACTCAGGTTGATCCGACACGCCAAATCCAGCTGGCAAGAGCCTATGCAGCACGACATTGACCGGCCGCTCAAACCCAAAGGAGTACGCCGGGCTCAGGCGCTGGCAAACCGGTTAGGTTCGCTGCCTGATACGCATATATTCACCAGCCCTGCTCGCCGGGCACGGGATACTGCGCATATCTTACACGCTCAATGTCAGGTGACTCAGGCCATTGAGGAAATACAAGCACTCTATACCTTTGATGCGGTTGATTTAATGGACTGCCTGCACCTGCTGCCGGACGAATGCGATGATGTGACGATAATTGGCCACAATCCTGCCTTGACGATACTGGTAAATCATCTGAGTACACACCAGTTTGATAATATAGTGACAGCAGGTTATGTGAAACTGAATATAAGAGCTGTACAATGGCACACGTTAGCGCCAGGCATAGCCACGTTGCAACATTATATATTCAGGCCTGAAAAAACACGCCAAAGTGAGTAG
- a CDS encoding YciK family oxidoreductase — translation MHTYQAAENALENKVILVTGAGDGIGRVAALTYAKHGATVILLGKTTSKLECVYDEIVAAGYPKPAIVPLDLKGATKQHYRDLAATIEQQFGKLDGLLNNASILGALGPLEHFCVSTFENIMKVNVTAQAMITKYLFPVMRKAPSASIIFTSSGVGRQGREFWGAYAISKFATEGMMQTWAAEVGKTNIRINCINPGATRTGMRATAYPGEDKDKLKTPEELMPTYLYLMSDDSAEVNGQSLDAQVK, via the coding sequence ATGCATACTTATCAAGCAGCTGAGAATGCTTTAGAAAACAAAGTGATTTTGGTCACTGGTGCAGGCGATGGCATTGGCCGTGTTGCTGCACTGACCTATGCCAAACATGGTGCAACGGTTATTTTGCTAGGTAAAACCACCAGCAAACTAGAATGTGTTTATGACGAAATCGTCGCCGCAGGTTATCCAAAGCCTGCCATCGTGCCTTTAGACCTAAAAGGTGCCACAAAACAACACTACCGCGATCTTGCCGCCACTATCGAACAACAATTTGGCAAGCTTGACGGACTACTGAACAATGCCTCTATATTAGGTGCATTGGGTCCGCTGGAACACTTTTGTGTGTCCACATTCGAAAACATCATGAAGGTCAATGTTACTGCGCAAGCAATGATCACTAAATACCTGTTCCCTGTCATGCGTAAAGCCCCCAGTGCGTCTATTATCTTCACGTCATCCGGCGTTGGTCGTCAGGGTCGTGAGTTTTGGGGAGCCTATGCCATTTCTAAGTTCGCCACTGAAGGGATGATGCAAACGTGGGCCGCAGAAGTGGGCAAAACCAACATTCGCATAAACTGCATCAACCCAGGAGCCACGCGTACAGGCATGCGCGCCACAGCCTACCCGGGTGAAGACAAAGATAAACTAAAAACACCTGAAGAATTGATGCCAACTTATCTTTATCTGATGTCCGATGACTCGGCAGAGGTAAATGGCCAGTCACTCGACGCACAGGTAAAATAA
- the scpB gene encoding SMC-Scp complex subunit ScpB, with protein MKRRISDEQLVELVEAAIFVADKPLSRKQLKETVLQDIHVSDVRLRQALDTLSEHYQTRGVKLVEVGTGYRFQACASLSPWLSNLWQEKAPKYSRATLETLALIAYRQPITRGEIEQVRGVTVSSNIIKSLLERQWIKIVGYKEVPGKPALYATTKQFLDYFSLNGLDMLPELPSQQGEKLDQMLDDPSVREPSE; from the coding sequence ATGAAACGTCGTATCAGTGATGAACAATTGGTTGAATTGGTTGAAGCAGCCATATTCGTTGCCGATAAGCCTTTGTCTCGCAAACAACTGAAAGAAACTGTTTTGCAGGATATTCATGTATCAGATGTCCGCCTCCGACAGGCGCTGGATACCTTGAGCGAGCATTATCAAACTCGCGGTGTCAAACTGGTTGAAGTCGGAACGGGTTACCGTTTTCAGGCCTGTGCCAGCTTAAGCCCCTGGCTTAGCAATCTGTGGCAGGAAAAAGCGCCAAAGTATTCTCGTGCGACGCTCGAAACATTGGCACTGATCGCTTATCGTCAACCCATAACCCGGGGCGAGATTGAGCAGGTGCGGGGTGTGACGGTCAGCTCTAATATCATCAAAAGCCTGTTAGAGCGACAATGGATAAAGATAGTGGGCTATAAAGAAGTGCCGGGTAAACCTGCACTGTATGCAACAACGAAACAATTTTTAGACTACTTTTCGCTTAATGGATTGGATATGCTCCCTGAGCTGCCTTCCCAACAGGGCGAAAAGCTAGATCAGATGTTAGATGATCCTTCTGTGAGAGAACCATCAGAATGA
- a CDS encoding L-threonylcarbamoyladenylate synthase — translation MSQFFHIHPDNPQGRLIRQAVDIIQQGGVIVYPTDSGYAIGCSLGNKQAKERIERIRGIEKHHNFTLMCRDLSELSTYARVDNQMFRMIKNNTPGPYTFILKGTKEVPRRLLNEKKKTIGIRVTEHPITAALLTELGEPLMSCSLILPDEQFTESDPDDIRLRLEKHVDLIIHGGYLVEQATTVIDMSDDEVVILRRGCGDTTQFE, via the coding sequence GTGAGCCAATTTTTCCATATCCATCCTGATAATCCACAAGGTCGTCTGATCCGTCAGGCCGTTGACATTATTCAGCAAGGTGGCGTAATCGTATATCCAACCGATTCAGGATACGCCATTGGGTGTAGCTTGGGTAATAAGCAGGCTAAAGAGCGTATTGAGCGTATTCGCGGTATTGAGAAGCATCATAACTTTACGCTGATGTGTCGTGATTTATCTGAGCTTTCGACTTATGCGCGTGTAGACAATCAAATGTTCCGGATGATCAAAAACAATACGCCGGGCCCTTATACGTTTATTCTCAAAGGGACCAAAGAAGTCCCCAGACGATTGCTTAATGAGAAGAAAAAAACCATCGGGATCCGGGTGACAGAACATCCGATCACGGCTGCTCTATTAACCGAATTGGGCGAGCCCTTGATGTCTTGCTCGTTAATTTTGCCAGATGAGCAATTTACCGAATCGGACCCGGACGACATTCGCCTGCGTCTGGAAAAGCACGTTGACCTGATCATTCACGGTGGGTATCTGGTAGAGCAGGCGACGACAGTGATTGATATGTCCGACGACGAAGTGGTGATCCTGCGCCGTGGTTGCGGCGATACAACCCAGTTTGAATAA
- a CDS encoding ABC transporter ATP-binding protein has protein sequence MSTPTPFVIEVNDVTKRFASKCALDKVSFTLDHGHTVALVGPNGAGKTTLFSILCGFLQADAGSVKVFGHTPGDNALFGVLSALPQDAQLDPRFSVGKQLTFYGQLQGLSRRDATRETARVLELVDLSNQLNAKASELSHGMRKRICIAQALIGEPKIVLLDEATAGLDPINAKAIRSLIASLSKDITFMLSSHDLSELERLCDTVLYLEQGKLTSHQRYTKNNSGTAFLTLQLQQVTDQMRDQIAQLNGVKHVRQSQPDEFVIEYDTSHKALDIALLELCHHQGWTYKQLINGNTLENELFTAP, from the coding sequence ATGAGTACTCCAACGCCATTCGTCATTGAAGTCAACGATGTCACCAAGCGATTTGCCAGCAAATGTGCGCTGGACAAGGTCAGCTTTACGTTAGATCACGGCCATACGGTTGCACTGGTAGGGCCCAATGGAGCAGGAAAAACAACGTTATTCAGTATCTTGTGTGGCTTTTTACAAGCTGATGCGGGCAGCGTCAAAGTATTTGGACATACACCAGGCGACAACGCCCTGTTCGGTGTACTGAGTGCCTTACCGCAAGATGCACAGCTGGACCCTCGCTTTTCTGTGGGCAAACAACTGACCTTTTATGGTCAGTTACAGGGATTAAGTCGCCGTGACGCGACACGTGAAACAGCACGCGTTCTGGAACTTGTTGATCTCAGTAACCAGCTCAATGCCAAAGCCTCTGAGCTGTCCCATGGTATGAGAAAACGGATCTGCATTGCACAAGCTTTAATAGGTGAGCCCAAAATTGTCTTGCTCGATGAGGCAACAGCAGGGTTAGATCCCATCAATGCAAAAGCCATCCGTTCATTGATTGCCAGTCTAAGTAAAGACATCACCTTTATGCTCAGTTCACATGATCTGAGTGAGCTGGAACGCTTATGTGACACTGTGTTGTATCTTGAACAAGGTAAACTAACCAGTCACCAAAGATATACCAAAAACAATTCCGGCACCGCCTTTTTGACCTTACAACTTCAGCAGGTTACCGATCAGATGCGGGATCAAATAGCACAGCTTAACGGGGTGAAACACGTCAGACAATCTCAGCCGGATGAATTTGTTATCGAATATGATACCAGCCATAAGGCGCTGGATATTGCATTGCTGGAGCTTTGTCATCATCAGGGCTGGACTTATAAGCAGCTAATTAATGGCAATACCCTGGAAAATGAGCTGTTCACGGCACCCTAG
- the rluB gene encoding 23S rRNA pseudouridine(2605) synthase RluB — MSEKLQKVLARAGVGSRREMEKYIESNRVSVDGKVARLGDRVEENAVIRVDGHIVKVEQQDDRICRVLMYHKPEGELCTRKDPEGRRTVFDRLPRIEGDRWIAIGRLDVNTSGLLLFTNDGELANRLMHPKYEVEREYSVRVFGDVTNEHLRNLKKGVELEDGPAKFLKLAPRGGEGLNKWFNVTLTEGRNREVRRLWQSQELEVSRLIRIRYGKLELGKRLPQGGWEELKLEDVNYLRKSVGMRPETQTKLSVMPEKRKDKRAKINRIRKAVSKHNQRLKQSKRR; from the coding sequence ATGAGTGAGAAGTTACAAAAAGTTTTAGCACGCGCTGGCGTTGGCTCGCGTCGTGAAATGGAAAAATACATCGAAAGCAACCGTGTTAGTGTTGATGGCAAGGTGGCCAGACTGGGTGATCGTGTTGAGGAAAATGCGGTTATCCGGGTCGATGGGCATATCGTAAAAGTAGAACAGCAGGATGATCGGATCTGCCGTGTCTTGATGTACCACAAGCCAGAGGGCGAGTTGTGTACGCGTAAAGACCCGGAAGGGCGTCGCACTGTGTTTGATCGTCTGCCGCGTATTGAAGGCGATCGCTGGATTGCCATCGGCCGACTGGATGTCAATACATCGGGTTTGTTGTTGTTCACCAATGATGGTGAACTGGCCAACCGGCTGATGCACCCCAAATATGAAGTAGAGCGCGAATACTCGGTACGCGTATTTGGTGATGTAACCAACGAACACCTGCGCAACCTGAAAAAAGGGGTCGAACTGGAAGATGGTCCAGCGAAATTCCTGAAGCTGGCGCCACGCGGTGGTGAAGGCCTGAACAAGTGGTTTAATGTCACTCTGACTGAAGGTCGTAATCGCGAAGTGCGTCGTTTATGGCAGTCTCAGGAGCTTGAAGTATCACGCCTTATCCGTATTCGCTACGGCAAGTTAGAGTTGGGCAAGCGACTGCCTCAGGGCGGCTGGGAAGAACTCAAGCTGGAAGATGTGAATTACCTTCGTAAATCTGTCGGCATGCGTCCTGAAACGCAAACTAAGCTGTCGGTGATGCCTGAAAAACGTAAAGACAAACGTGCTAAGATCAACCGTATTCGCAAGGCGGTGAGCAAGCATAATCAGCGTCTCAAGCAGAGCAAACGTCGTTAA
- the sohB gene encoding protease SohB has protein sequence MVFLYEYGLFLAKAVTLVAALGAIIAMIVAASHKPSSQSGEIELTNLSKRLDEAKEQFLAQTLDKKALKSHLKQQKKAQSEHATETKKRVFVVEFCGSMDAHEVENLREEVTAILTIADAKQDQVVVNLESGGGVVHGYGLAASQLQRFKDAGLPLTVCVDKIAASGGYMMACVADKIIAAPFAIVGSIGVIAQMPNFNKLLKKNDIDYEQITAGEFKRTLTLFGENTDKGREKFREEVEHTHGLFKRFVSDNRPNMDIDKVATGEHWLATHAHEFALVDEIRTSDDLLLELNQAHQLYQVRFKLKKSLAEKLGVGVSLSLEKGAMRLFSKWQKSSY, from the coding sequence TTGGTATTTTTATACGAATACGGATTATTTTTGGCTAAAGCGGTGACTTTGGTCGCTGCGTTAGGTGCGATTATTGCGATGATAGTTGCCGCAAGCCATAAGCCGAGTTCACAGTCTGGTGAAATCGAGCTGACCAATCTGTCCAAACGACTGGACGAGGCTAAAGAACAGTTTCTGGCACAAACCCTGGATAAGAAAGCGCTGAAGTCCCATCTCAAGCAGCAGAAAAAGGCGCAATCAGAACACGCAACTGAGACAAAAAAGCGGGTCTTTGTGGTTGAGTTTTGCGGCAGTATGGATGCTCATGAGGTCGAAAATCTCAGAGAGGAAGTGACGGCTATTCTGACCATTGCAGACGCAAAGCAGGATCAGGTCGTGGTTAATCTGGAGAGCGGTGGAGGGGTTGTGCATGGTTATGGGCTGGCAGCTTCACAACTACAACGTTTCAAAGACGCAGGTCTGCCACTGACGGTGTGTGTGGATAAAATCGCTGCCAGTGGGGGCTATATGATGGCCTGTGTGGCAGATAAAATCATCGCTGCACCATTTGCCATTGTTGGTTCAATCGGCGTCATTGCTCAGATGCCTAACTTTAATAAACTGCTAAAAAAGAACGACATTGACTACGAGCAAATTACCGCTGGTGAGTTTAAGCGTACGTTGACTCTGTTTGGTGAGAATACGGATAAAGGACGAGAAAAGTTCCGTGAAGAAGTAGAGCATACCCATGGTTTGTTCAAGCGTTTTGTCAGCGATAACAGACCGAACATGGATATTGATAAAGTGGCGACGGGAGAGCATTGGCTGGCCACACACGCGCATGAGTTTGCTCTGGTAGACGAAATTCGCACCAGTGACGATCTGTTATTAGAGTTAAATCAAGCTCATCAGCTTTATCAGGTGCGGTTTAAGCTGAAAAAATCGCTGGCTGAGAAACTGGGCGTTGGTGTTAGTCTTAGCCTTGAAAAAGGCGCGATGCGTCTGTTCTCTAAATGGCAAAAATCAAGCTATTAA
- a CDS encoding VolA/Pla-1 family phospholipase, whose protein sequence is MKKMLLSLAVSAALAGCGGGETLEDVKQESTAVTPSASIKFDPANGVISVPNDLLFNGTKDGTLNIPGELNDDGSVKIQRANYADPSLALGALDGWSTQMPFAIDLTVPPGVEIDAASVATPGAVRIFEVVMGASLTDQDCATVPAGIACKGVAELTFGPTGDFIAQLGADGKSINVIPVKPLKSATTYITVLTTSLKDSSGSVAPSSSYTLLKQEAPLVTPAQKGLQAVVRSYESAVTSLGTVTSEEIIYSAAMTTHSTFEVMGAVKQLLAASLTTEQRPVLSVGQQPADGLTVADLPGLPLSDEIRPLFRSVRYLQGNIVLPRYLGEPQTKDDAALADTYWQAQCDNAAAVAGYIQATGGTPELREGNDTLCNALSEGRLRDLGLDQHKFVSKYNPIPKALGANNIPVQITMPADETNRPETGWPVIIMQHGITSKKEDMLGLTLALTQAGFATVAIDHPLHGDRGIDVDGDGEVDFNASTKSVLHYMNLQSLLVARDNLRQSTADLLGLRLGLNFINQATAVPLLFNTQDVSFIGHSLGSVVGPSFIALANTPLDEQVDALFNVKAGALSSGGSGIANFLVESASFGPVVKSAVLSAATDLAVSKQFNAYLGEGAIADCGQFATDAGAFANCAYSTFTAQLEANGDTVSLGAIDATVTQFAYAAQSVLGSADPLNYAGAVNALGTPIYMGVVVGGENGNKEDQVIPPSTQSNPLSGSLPMAAVMGLTPVSETQTSTDGTAGSYVVRFSQGHHSSLLTTSFDEHSGGTAEGHAAATMEIQQQLATFLASKGLMLPITNDAVIAK, encoded by the coding sequence ATGAAAAAAATGCTACTCTCACTCGCGGTTTCTGCAGCCTTAGCTGGTTGTGGTGGCGGTGAAACCCTTGAAGATGTAAAACAAGAAAGCACAGCTGTAACACCCAGCGCCTCGATCAAATTCGACCCTGCCAATGGGGTGATTTCGGTGCCTAATGACCTGCTGTTTAACGGCACGAAAGATGGCACGCTGAATATTCCAGGTGAACTGAACGATGACGGCTCTGTTAAAATACAGCGTGCAAACTATGCTGATCCTTCACTGGCGTTAGGTGCACTGGATGGTTGGTCAACGCAAATGCCATTTGCAATTGATTTAACTGTGCCACCCGGTGTTGAAATTGATGCGGCGAGTGTCGCAACGCCCGGTGCTGTGAGAATTTTTGAAGTAGTTATGGGCGCCAGCCTGACTGACCAGGATTGTGCAACTGTGCCTGCCGGGATTGCCTGTAAAGGGGTCGCTGAGCTGACCTTTGGCCCAACTGGTGATTTTATTGCTCAGTTAGGTGCAGATGGTAAAAGCATTAATGTTATTCCTGTGAAGCCACTAAAATCGGCGACAACTTATATCACAGTGTTAACAACGAGCCTGAAAGACAGCTCGGGCAGTGTCGCGCCTTCTTCCTCTTATACCTTGCTTAAGCAAGAAGCGCCTTTGGTAACACCTGCACAAAAAGGCTTGCAAGCGGTAGTGCGTAGCTATGAGAGTGCGGTGACATCGCTGGGCACCGTGACCAGTGAAGAAATCATTTATTCAGCTGCAATGACAACACACTCGACTTTTGAAGTCATGGGTGCCGTGAAGCAGTTGCTGGCTGCGTCTTTGACTACCGAGCAAAGACCTGTATTAAGCGTTGGCCAGCAGCCTGCTGATGGCTTGACGGTTGCCGATTTACCGGGCCTCCCATTGTCTGACGAGATTCGTCCTTTGTTCCGCTCTGTAAGATACTTGCAAGGTAATATTGTTTTGCCGCGTTACCTGGGCGAGCCGCAAACGAAAGATGACGCAGCGCTGGCAGATACCTACTGGCAGGCACAGTGTGATAACGCCGCAGCGGTTGCCGGCTATATTCAGGCAACAGGTGGCACACCTGAGCTAAGAGAAGGTAACGATACACTTTGTAATGCGTTATCTGAAGGTCGTTTGCGAGACTTAGGGCTGGATCAGCATAAGTTTGTCAGCAAATATAATCCAATTCCAAAAGCGCTGGGCGCGAATAATATTCCGGTCCAGATCACTATGCCTGCGGACGAAACAAACCGCCCAGAAACTGGCTGGCCGGTTATTATTATGCAACATGGTATCACCAGCAAGAAAGAAGACATGCTGGGTCTGACGCTGGCGTTGACTCAGGCTGGTTTTGCAACGGTTGCAATTGACCATCCATTGCATGGTGACCGTGGTATTGATGTAGACGGCGATGGCGAGGTTGATTTCAACGCGTCAACGAAGAGTGTACTTCACTATATGAACCTGCAATCCCTGTTGGTTGCACGTGATAACCTGCGTCAGTCAACAGCTGACCTGCTGGGCCTGCGTCTTGGTCTGAATTTCATCAATCAGGCGACGGCGGTTCCTTTGCTGTTCAATACGCAGGATGTGAGCTTTATTGGCCACTCTTTGGGGTCGGTTGTTGGGCCTAGCTTCATCGCGTTGGCTAATACACCGCTGGATGAGCAGGTTGACGCCTTGTTTAACGTGAAAGCGGGCGCCTTATCAAGCGGCGGTTCGGGCATTGCAAACTTCCTGGTGGAATCTGCTTCATTCGGTCCTGTGGTGAAAAGCGCGGTCTTGTCTGCGGCAACAGATTTGGCTGTATCAAAACAGTTTAATGCTTATCTGGGGGAAGGTGCTATCGCAGATTGCGGCCAGTTTGCAACTGATGCCGGCGCGTTTGCAAACTGTGCATATTCAACCTTTACTGCACAGCTAGAGGCGAACGGTGATACCGTCTCACTCGGAGCAATTGATGCAACCGTAACCCAATTCGCTTACGCAGCACAAAGCGTGCTGGGTAGCGCTGATCCGCTCAACTATGCTGGCGCGGTAAATGCGTTGGGCACACCTATCTACATGGGTGTTGTTGTGGGTGGCGAGAATGGCAATAAAGAAGACCAGGTGATCCCACCTTCAACGCAAAGCAATCCGTTGTCAGGTAGCTTGCCAATGGCAGCTGTAATGGGGCTGACGCCTGTGAGCGAAACGCAAACGTCAACCGACGGCACAGCGGGTAGCTATGTTGTGCGCTTTAGTCAGGGACATCACAGCTCGCTGTTGACTACCAGCTTTGACGAGCATTCGGGTGGCACAGCAGAAGGTCATGCTGCAGCGACCATGGAAATCCAGCAGCAACTGGCGACTTTCCTTGCTTCAAAAGGCCTGATGTTACCAATCACCAATGATGCTGTTATTGCAAAATAG